The following are encoded together in the Gordonia insulae genome:
- a CDS encoding NAD-dependent epimerase/dehydratase family protein: MRVLVTGHQGYLGTVMVPMLIAEGHDVVGLDNGYFADCILGPAPVDPPKVETDLRDVTAAQLAGFDAVIHLAALSNDPLGSLAPEITYDINHFASVRLARAAKDAGVSRFLYASTCSVYGSAGEDLVTEDAPLRPLTPYAESKVRVEDDAAAIADSGFAPVFLRNATAFGFSPRLRADIVLNNLVGHAVLTGDVRVLSDGTPWRPLVHAQDIARAFITCLTAPTEAIYCTAYNVGTETNNLTVADIAQSVVEAVPDSTLLITGESGPDPRSYRVDFSRARAGLGYEATWSIPDGARELYAAYTSYGLTSDAFFQRFTRLPQLEKLQAAGEIDQSMRRVSARA, from the coding sequence ATGCGCGTACTCGTGACCGGACACCAGGGCTACCTCGGCACCGTGATGGTGCCGATGCTGATCGCCGAGGGCCACGACGTGGTGGGTCTGGACAACGGATACTTCGCCGACTGCATCCTGGGTCCGGCGCCCGTCGATCCGCCGAAGGTGGAGACCGATCTCCGCGACGTCACCGCTGCCCAGCTCGCCGGGTTCGACGCGGTCATCCACCTCGCCGCGCTGTCGAATGACCCGCTGGGATCGCTGGCTCCCGAGATCACCTATGACATCAACCATTTCGCGTCGGTGCGGCTGGCCCGCGCCGCGAAGGACGCCGGCGTCTCCAGATTTCTGTACGCCTCCACCTGTTCGGTCTACGGCTCGGCGGGGGAGGACCTCGTCACCGAGGACGCCCCGCTGCGCCCGCTGACGCCGTACGCCGAGAGCAAGGTGCGGGTCGAGGACGACGCCGCGGCGATCGCGGATTCGGGCTTCGCGCCGGTGTTCCTGCGCAATGCCACCGCCTTCGGCTTCTCACCCCGACTGCGCGCCGACATCGTGCTCAACAATCTGGTCGGGCACGCCGTGCTCACCGGGGACGTCCGTGTCCTGTCGGACGGCACGCCGTGGCGGCCACTGGTGCACGCCCAGGACATCGCGCGCGCCTTCATCACCTGCCTGACCGCGCCGACCGAGGCGATCTATTGCACCGCCTACAACGTGGGAACCGAGACGAACAACCTGACCGTCGCCGACATCGCACAGTCGGTGGTCGAGGCGGTACCCGATTCCACGTTGCTGATCACCGGGGAGAGTGGCCCCGATCCGCGGTCGTATCGAGTGGACTTCTCCCGCGCCCGTGCGGGTCTCGGGTACGAGGCGACGTGGTCGATCCCGGACGGGGCGCGTGAACTCTATGCGGCGTACACCTCGTACGGTCTGACCTCCGACGCGTTCTTCCAGCGGTTCACCCGGCTGCCGCAATTGGAGAAGCTGCAGGCCGCAGGTGAGATCGATCAGTCGATGCGCCGGGTCAGCGCACGTGCCTGA
- the rfbC gene encoding dTDP-4-dehydrorhamnose 3,5-epimerase produces the protein MRIETTDLADVVLLVPQPFRDDRGLFTRTFDAEIFDAHLGRPGASAGFVQDSQSRSAQGVVRGMHGRSGRGEAKLVRCARGAVYDVLVDIRADSPTFGRKQGFRLDDTDFHHLYVPPGFLHGFQALSDLADVCYRIDRPHDPAEDIGVAYHDPDLAIVWPVPVTVVSSRDAAAGSWRELLRHVR, from the coding sequence GTGCGAATCGAGACGACCGACCTCGCCGACGTGGTCTTGCTGGTGCCGCAGCCCTTCCGCGACGATCGCGGGCTGTTCACCCGCACCTTCGACGCGGAGATCTTCGACGCCCACCTCGGCCGTCCGGGTGCGTCGGCCGGCTTCGTCCAGGACTCGCAGTCGCGGTCCGCGCAGGGAGTGGTGCGCGGCATGCACGGGAGGTCGGGCCGGGGCGAGGCCAAGCTGGTTCGCTGCGCCCGCGGCGCCGTGTACGACGTGCTGGTCGACATCCGAGCGGACTCGCCGACATTCGGCCGCAAGCAGGGATTCCGCCTGGACGACACCGACTTCCATCACCTCTACGTCCCGCCGGGATTCCTGCACGGGTTCCAGGCGCTGTCCGATCTCGCCGACGTCTGCTACCGCATCGATCGCCCGCACGATCCCGCCGAGGACATCGGGGTGGCCTATCACGATCCCGACCTGGCGATCGTGTGGCCGGTGCCGGTGACCGTGGTGTCGAGCCGCGATGCGGCCGCCGGGAGCTGGCGGGAACTGCTCAGGCACGTGCGCTGA
- a CDS encoding class I SAM-dependent methyltransferase, protein MSVCRACGVDDLHVVLELGSVPAADHFPPADEPVSAAESAHPASMVLCGRCGLAQLADDDTQTQEPRGVEPQALVDQAKAAVDDAAAAGWLRGGTVTEFGSPHGGTWIPNLTERGFVEVGHEHPGGADVVIDSLGIMHEPDQAAAIRQRAAATAPDGVLLLQFHSLAAIVAQGQWNALRHGHFAYYSLPALVRLLADAGMSVATAWSYDLYGGTVMLAAVHGEVRSDERVRDIVDREATMTDPDVVRGLQRVVDRHTGGLRDWLAAEAAAGRCVYAYGAASRAVAVFSLAGVESSLVTAVADASPGKQGRRMPGCDVPIVSPAELIAAQPDRVLLMVPDLLSEVSTRYPELDGRWHVDGADGYPTPEG, encoded by the coding sequence ATGAGCGTGTGCCGGGCGTGTGGGGTCGACGATCTGCACGTGGTTCTCGAACTGGGCAGCGTGCCCGCCGCGGACCATTTCCCGCCGGCGGATGAACCGGTGTCGGCCGCCGAGTCGGCGCATCCGGCGTCGATGGTGTTGTGTGGTCGGTGCGGGCTCGCGCAGCTGGCCGACGACGACACCCAGACGCAGGAGCCGCGTGGCGTGGAGCCCCAGGCCCTGGTGGACCAGGCGAAAGCCGCCGTCGACGATGCCGCGGCGGCAGGGTGGCTGCGGGGCGGCACCGTCACCGAGTTCGGTAGCCCGCATGGTGGCACCTGGATCCCGAACCTCACGGAGCGGGGCTTTGTCGAGGTCGGTCACGAGCATCCTGGCGGTGCCGACGTGGTGATCGATTCGCTGGGCATCATGCACGAACCGGATCAGGCGGCGGCCATACGGCAGCGAGCCGCCGCGACGGCCCCCGACGGTGTGCTGCTGCTGCAGTTCCACTCGCTGGCCGCGATCGTCGCGCAGGGTCAGTGGAATGCGTTGCGGCACGGACACTTCGCGTACTATTCGCTGCCCGCGCTGGTCCGGTTGCTCGCCGATGCCGGTATGTCGGTGGCGACCGCATGGTCCTACGACCTGTACGGCGGAACGGTGATGCTGGCGGCCGTGCACGGCGAGGTCCGGTCGGACGAACGGGTGCGCGACATCGTGGATCGCGAGGCGACGATGACCGACCCCGACGTGGTGCGCGGACTGCAACGGGTCGTCGACCGCCACACCGGCGGCCTCCGCGACTGGCTGGCCGCCGAGGCGGCGGCCGGGCGGTGCGTCTACGCCTACGGCGCCGCGTCCCGGGCGGTCGCCGTGTTCAGCCTCGCGGGGGTGGAATCGTCGCTGGTGACCGCGGTCGCCGATGCTTCGCCGGGCAAGCAGGGCCGCCGGATGCCAGGATGTGACGTACCGATCGTCTCGCCGGCCGAACTGATTGCGGCGCAGCCGGACCGGGTCCTGTTGATGGTCCCCGACCTGTTGTCCGAGGTGAGCACCCGATACCCGGAACTCGATGGTCGCTGGCACGTCGACGGTGCCGACGGATACCCGACACCAGAGGGATGA
- a CDS encoding glutamate-1-semialdehyde 2,1-aminomutase, whose translation MSDPARSFAESNRLQADLHRMVPGGAHTYARGADQYPDDMAPVLVRGAGARVWDADGNEYVEYGIGLRSVTLGHGFAPVVDAACAAIADGMNFSRPTVVEVAAAEDFLALVPSAEMVKFAKNGSDVTTAAIRLARAATGREKIAICNHPFFSVDDWFIGATDMSGGIPADVVQKGLRFSYNDIDSLHALFDAHPGEICAVILEAATATAEPAPGFLESVRELCDAQGALLVFDEMITGFRWSEHGAQGLYGITPDLSCWGKAMGNGFPVSALAGKREYMELGGLNTDRDRVFLLSTTHGPETGSLAAFRAVVEAYRTGSPIAAMETAGRRLADGVNALSAEFGVDDRLEVIGRPSCLVFVTRDPQGVPSQAYRTLFLQEMLERGVLGQSFVTSAAHTDDDIDHTIDAVRAALPIYRQALEAGTLDGLLRGRPVAPALRRLAQPRRLLGS comes from the coding sequence ATGAGCGACCCGGCCCGCAGTTTCGCGGAATCCAACCGTCTGCAGGCGGACCTGCACCGGATGGTGCCGGGTGGCGCCCACACCTATGCTCGGGGCGCCGATCAGTACCCCGACGACATGGCGCCGGTGCTGGTGCGCGGTGCTGGTGCTCGCGTGTGGGATGCGGACGGCAACGAGTACGTCGAATACGGGATCGGCCTCCGATCGGTCACCCTCGGGCACGGCTTTGCGCCGGTGGTCGACGCGGCATGCGCGGCCATCGCCGACGGCATGAACTTCAGCAGACCCACCGTCGTCGAGGTCGCGGCCGCCGAGGACTTCCTCGCGCTGGTGCCGTCCGCCGAGATGGTGAAGTTCGCGAAGAACGGGTCCGACGTCACCACTGCCGCAATCCGGTTGGCGCGTGCAGCGACCGGTCGCGAGAAGATCGCCATCTGCAATCACCCGTTCTTCTCCGTCGACGACTGGTTCATCGGGGCGACCGACATGTCCGGCGGAATTCCGGCCGACGTCGTGCAGAAGGGATTGCGCTTCTCCTACAACGACATCGACTCGCTCCACGCCCTTTTCGACGCCCATCCCGGGGAGATCTGTGCGGTGATCCTGGAGGCGGCCACGGCGACCGCCGAGCCCGCACCCGGCTTCCTCGAATCGGTGCGCGAACTGTGCGACGCGCAGGGCGCACTGTTGGTGTTCGACGAGATGATCACCGGTTTCCGATGGTCCGAGCACGGCGCGCAGGGGCTGTATGGCATCACCCCCGATCTCTCGTGCTGGGGTAAGGCGATGGGCAACGGTTTCCCGGTGTCGGCTCTCGCCGGCAAGCGCGAGTACATGGAGCTCGGTGGGCTGAACACCGACCGTGATCGGGTCTTCCTGTTGTCCACCACACATGGCCCCGAGACCGGGTCATTGGCAGCGTTCCGGGCGGTCGTCGAGGCCTATCGGACGGGTTCGCCGATCGCGGCGATGGAGACCGCCGGGCGCAGGCTCGCCGACGGGGTGAATGCGTTGTCTGCCGAGTTCGGCGTCGACGACCGGCTCGAGGTGATCGGTCGTCCGTCGTGCCTGGTGTTCGTCACCCGCGATCCGCAGGGGGTCCCGTCGCAGGCCTACCGCACGCTCTTCCTGCAGGAGATGCTCGAACGAGGCGTCCTGGGGCAGTCGTTCGTGACGTCGGCGGCGCACACCGACGACGACATCGACCACACCATCGACGCGGTGCGAGCAGCGTTGCCGATCTACCGTCAGGCGCTCGAGGCGGGCACGCTGGACGGGTTGCTGCGGGGGCGTCCGGTGGCGCCCGCACTGCGTCGACTGGCGCAACCGCGCCGGTTGCTCGGGTCCTGA
- a CDS encoding PaaI family thioesterase: MSDGAAGPDVTAEVEDPHEGGFRAHTAITTDRGGPRYGEFSEQVRTLMDRVRYANPSPELTDELIGELAAINEKLAAVRIDEWHSPAGTRIDLPARGNITLPPYEVDEVNDDGVFATVTFRDFHLGGNAAAHGGQIAVAFDDLGGYASAVAIQGVSRTAYLTVQYRSITPLNTPLRCRTWAEKVDGRKVSIKGTLHDGDRLCAEMDALFIKLNPGQQ, translated from the coding sequence ATGAGTGATGGTGCAGCCGGCCCCGATGTGACCGCCGAGGTCGAGGATCCGCACGAGGGTGGTTTCCGTGCGCACACCGCCATCACCACCGACCGCGGTGGCCCGCGGTACGGCGAGTTCAGTGAGCAGGTGCGCACGCTGATGGACCGGGTGCGCTACGCCAATCCGTCGCCCGAACTCACCGACGAGCTGATCGGTGAGCTCGCCGCGATCAACGAGAAGCTCGCGGCGGTGCGCATCGACGAGTGGCATTCGCCCGCCGGCACCCGGATCGATCTCCCGGCCCGCGGCAACATCACCCTGCCGCCCTATGAGGTCGACGAGGTGAACGACGACGGCGTCTTCGCGACCGTCACCTTCCGCGACTTCCACCTGGGTGGCAACGCCGCCGCGCATGGTGGTCAGATCGCGGTGGCGTTCGACGACCTCGGTGGCTACGCCTCGGCGGTGGCGATCCAGGGCGTCAGCCGGACCGCGTACCTCACCGTTCAGTACCGGTCGATCACGCCGTTGAACACCCCGCTGCGCTGCCGCACCTGGGCCGAGAAGGTCGACGGTCGCAAGGTGTCCATCAAGGGCACGCTGCACGACGGCGACCGGCTGTGCGCCGAGATGGATGCGTTGTTCATCAAGCTCAATCCGGGTCAGCAGTAG
- a CDS encoding saccharopine dehydrogenase family protein translates to MNGEAGSAATGSSTTREFDVVVFGATGFVGELTARYLADHSPIGTKVALAGRSETKLAATRKRLPLRAHDWPLIVADSSSPASLDAMVARTRVILTTVGPYLRYGEALVVAAASAGTDYVDLTGEAPFVHYSINKAHETAVATGARIVHSCGFDSIPSDLGAYLLYKKIAADDAGELTDTTFVVKSFKGGISGGTIDSVRVIAEQSRDAETRRLLLNPHSLSGEPGNTPRPAISSEPSDMTILSAKKVDPSLRGTLAPFFMAASNTRIVRRTNALLDDAYGKDFRYAETMSVGQTPGLSTLAAGAVAVGTGVFLGAMSFGPTRKLLDRVLPSPGEGPSEKSRDKGSFVTETYTTTTTGRRYRSQMRMKGDPGYKATAVMLAESALSLALERDRLSGLTGVLTPAAAMGDVLTDRLRTAGARLEAVELT, encoded by the coding sequence ATGAATGGGGAGGCCGGCTCAGCAGCCACAGGATCATCCACTACCCGCGAGTTCGACGTCGTCGTCTTCGGCGCGACCGGTTTCGTCGGCGAGCTCACCGCCCGCTACCTCGCCGATCACTCGCCGATCGGCACCAAGGTCGCGCTCGCCGGGCGGTCCGAGACCAAACTCGCCGCCACGCGCAAGCGGCTGCCGCTGCGCGCGCACGACTGGCCGCTGATCGTCGCCGATTCGTCGTCGCCGGCGTCCTTGGATGCGATGGTCGCCCGCACGCGCGTCATCCTGACCACCGTGGGGCCCTACCTCCGCTATGGCGAGGCCCTGGTGGTCGCGGCGGCGAGCGCGGGCACCGACTACGTCGACCTGACCGGCGAGGCACCCTTCGTCCACTACTCGATCAACAAGGCGCACGAGACCGCGGTCGCCACCGGCGCACGCATCGTGCACTCCTGCGGATTCGACTCGATCCCTTCCGATCTCGGGGCCTATCTGCTCTACAAGAAGATCGCCGCCGACGACGCCGGGGAGCTCACCGACACCACCTTCGTCGTCAAGTCGTTCAAGGGCGGCATCTCCGGCGGCACCATCGATTCGGTGCGTGTCATCGCCGAGCAGTCCCGCGACGCGGAGACCCGACGACTCCTGCTCAATCCGCATTCGCTGTCGGGGGAGCCGGGAAATACACCCCGGCCCGCGATCTCATCGGAGCCGAGCGACATGACGATCCTCAGCGCCAAGAAGGTCGACCCGTCGCTGCGCGGCACTCTGGCACCGTTCTTCATGGCCGCCTCCAACACCCGGATCGTGCGTCGCACCAACGCCCTTCTCGACGACGCCTACGGCAAGGACTTCCGCTACGCCGAGACGATGTCGGTCGGCCAGACCCCCGGGCTGTCGACGCTGGCAGCGGGTGCCGTCGCCGTCGGGACCGGCGTGTTCCTGGGTGCGATGAGTTTCGGCCCGACCCGCAAACTGCTCGACCGGGTGCTGCCCTCCCCCGGCGAGGGGCCGAGCGAGAAGTCCAGGGACAAGGGATCTTTCGTCACCGAGACCTACACCACCACGACCACCGGGCGCCGCTACCGCTCGCAGATGCGGATGAAGGGCGACCCCGGTTACAAGGCGACCGCGGTGATGCTCGCCGAGAGCGCACTCTCATTGGCACTCGAGCGGGATCGCCTCTCCGGCCTGACCGGCGTCCTGACTCCCGCCGCCGCCATGGGCGACGTGCTGACCGACCGCCTGCGCACCGCGGGTGCCAGGCTCGAGGCCGTCGAACTCACCTGA
- a CDS encoding AbrB family transcriptional regulator, with protein MRRWIVLAALTAAATFLLELLEVDAAALFAGLVVAGVLAIAGVAPRRRAPAETPPDDPEPPVIPRPAMLAAQGVLGVFIGTMADPETLSGLGSSWFPVLVIGLGTLALSVIGGALLGLHRRVDPLTGSLALVAGGASGLVALTRELGGDERMVAVIQYLRVALVTVTIPLVASLVFDARSSGVEVVPPSGTDQLWGLLLLAICLAVGIPVGRLIRLPAAGLLGPMAIATIAELTGLAGDAAVSSILLTLAYAVIGWQAGLGFTMERLRAIGRVLPAALVLILAIGAGCALLGVLLSAWTGESMFDCYLATTPGGIYAVLAAATAAGGNVAFVVAAQILRVLLMLFVAPFAARAAARRFGS; from the coding sequence GTGCGTCGTTGGATCGTGTTGGCCGCCCTCACCGCGGCCGCGACGTTTCTTCTCGAACTCCTCGAAGTGGACGCGGCCGCGTTGTTCGCGGGTCTCGTCGTCGCCGGCGTGCTGGCCATCGCCGGTGTCGCACCGCGACGTCGGGCACCAGCCGAGACCCCGCCCGACGACCCCGAGCCTCCGGTCATCCCGCGCCCGGCGATGCTCGCCGCCCAGGGGGTGCTCGGTGTCTTCATCGGCACGATGGCCGATCCCGAGACGCTGTCCGGACTGGGATCGTCGTGGTTTCCGGTACTGGTCATCGGCCTGGGCACCCTCGCCCTGTCGGTGATCGGCGGGGCGTTGCTGGGGCTGCATCGGCGGGTGGATCCGCTCACCGGCTCACTGGCGCTGGTCGCCGGTGGCGCGTCGGGCCTGGTCGCGCTCACCCGCGAACTCGGCGGCGACGAACGCATGGTCGCGGTCATCCAATACCTCAGGGTCGCGCTGGTCACCGTCACCATCCCGTTGGTCGCCTCGCTGGTCTTCGACGCCCGATCATCGGGTGTCGAGGTGGTGCCGCCGAGCGGCACCGACCAGCTCTGGGGCCTGCTCCTGTTGGCGATCTGCCTCGCCGTGGGAATCCCGGTCGGCCGACTCATCCGGCTGCCCGCCGCCGGACTCCTCGGGCCGATGGCGATCGCGACGATCGCCGAACTGACCGGTCTCGCCGGCGACGCCGCGGTCTCGTCGATCCTGCTGACGCTCGCCTACGCGGTGATCGGATGGCAGGCGGGCCTCGGGTTCACCATGGAGCGACTCCGCGCCATCGGCCGCGTGCTGCCGGCGGCTCTGGTGCTGATCCTCGCGATCGGGGCCGGCTGTGCACTGCTCGGCGTCCTCCTGTCGGCGTGGACCGGTGAGTCGATGTTCGACTGCTACCTCGCGACCACACCGGGCGGCATCTACGCGGTCCTCGCCGCCGCGACCGCCGCAGGCGGCAACGTCGCATTCGTCGTCGCCGCGCAGATCCTGCGGGTGCTCCTCATGCTCTTCGTGGCGCCGTTCGCCGCGCGCGCGGCCGCCCGCCGGTTCGGCAGCTGA
- a CDS encoding class I SAM-dependent methyltransferase, which yields MGFYDDRVLPHLINVTCGMSALTPLRRRTCVGLSGEVVELGFGSGLNVGCYPEAVTRIAAIEPSDNGWRLAADRVASSTVPIDRAGLDGQRLPFDDDSFDAALTTFTMCTIPDLPAALSEVARVVKAGGTLHFLEHGSAPDEAVRRWQRRLEPIQRRVAGGCHLTRDIPGSLTDAGFTVTTVDRFYQPGTPKSFAAMNLGVATVG from the coding sequence ATGGGTTTCTACGACGACCGCGTCCTGCCCCACCTGATCAACGTGACGTGCGGGATGTCGGCACTGACCCCGCTACGGCGCCGGACGTGCGTCGGGCTGTCCGGTGAGGTCGTCGAACTCGGTTTCGGTTCCGGGCTCAACGTCGGCTGCTACCCGGAGGCGGTCACCCGGATCGCCGCGATCGAACCGTCGGACAACGGTTGGCGACTCGCCGCCGACCGGGTCGCGTCGTCGACGGTACCGATCGATCGGGCCGGCCTCGACGGACAGCGTCTGCCGTTCGACGACGACAGCTTCGATGCCGCCCTGACCACCTTCACGATGTGCACCATCCCGGACCTGCCCGCGGCGCTGTCCGAGGTCGCGCGGGTCGTGAAAGCCGGAGGGACACTGCACTTCCTGGAGCACGGCAGCGCTCCCGACGAGGCCGTGCGCCGCTGGCAGCGGCGCCTCGAGCCGATCCAGCGGCGCGTCGCCGGTGGCTGCCACCTCACCCGCGACATCCCCGGATCCCTCACCGACGCCGGATTCACCGTGACCACCGTCGATCGGTTCTATCAGCCCGGCACGCCCAAATCATTCGCCGCGATGAACCTGGGCGTCGCGACGGTCGGCTGA
- the menD gene encoding 2-succinyl-5-enolpyruvyl-6-hydroxy-3-cyclohexene-1-carboxylic-acid synthase encodes MNPSTLQARVIVDEMIRCGVTEAVLCPGSRNAPLAFALHAADVTGRLRLHVRIDERSAGYLALGLAVASRQPVPIVMTSGTAVANMSPAVFEANYARVPLVVVSANRPYELLGSGANQTVEQFGIFGTQVRAAISLGLAEQDLDTNSQWRSAVGRVLAAARGARTGNAGPVQFDIPLREPLVPDRAAGPDDDLGVFAGRAGGLPWTQAPVGKLDVPLPIDLSLDTVVVSGHGAGEHQALAGIPTVAEPTAPLAHTPLHPLALNSLRPQQAIICGRPTLHRGVSRLLADPDVRVYALTTGPRWPDVSGNVFATGTRVEPNGEPREDWLKECAAVQQRALSAVDAELDALLVDGPASTTGLHVARVVSAAVRPGDQLVVGASNPIRDVALAGRVTEGVRVLSNRGVAGIDGTNSTAIGAALALDRAAPGARTIALMGDLTFIHDATGLVIGPGEPRPSSLRIVVANDDGGGIFGLLEQGDPRFSSGPYAGSYERVFGTPHRADLASLCAGFHIPHRRVGLAELSSVLGEPAPDGGVEVVEVSTDRAALRDVHSAIAARLG; translated from the coding sequence ATGAACCCCTCGACTCTGCAGGCGCGGGTCATCGTCGACGAGATGATCCGATGCGGTGTGACCGAGGCGGTGCTGTGTCCGGGGTCGCGCAATGCCCCGTTGGCGTTCGCGCTGCATGCCGCCGACGTCACCGGCCGATTGCGTCTCCACGTCCGGATCGACGAGCGGTCGGCCGGATATCTCGCGCTGGGTCTCGCGGTGGCCTCACGACAGCCGGTGCCGATCGTGATGACCAGCGGAACCGCGGTCGCCAACATGTCGCCTGCGGTGTTCGAAGCGAACTACGCGCGCGTCCCCCTCGTGGTGGTGAGCGCCAACCGGCCGTACGAACTGCTCGGGTCTGGTGCCAATCAGACGGTCGAACAGTTCGGCATCTTCGGCACGCAGGTCCGGGCCGCGATCAGCCTCGGCCTGGCCGAACAGGACCTCGACACCAACAGCCAGTGGCGGTCGGCGGTCGGCCGCGTCCTCGCCGCCGCGCGCGGTGCGCGCACCGGCAACGCGGGTCCGGTGCAGTTCGACATCCCGCTGCGCGAACCGCTCGTCCCCGACCGTGCGGCGGGCCCGGACGACGATCTCGGTGTCTTCGCGGGGCGTGCCGGGGGTCTGCCGTGGACCCAGGCGCCGGTCGGCAAGCTCGACGTCCCGTTGCCCATCGATCTCTCGCTGGACACCGTGGTGGTGTCCGGTCACGGCGCGGGCGAACATCAGGCGCTCGCGGGGATACCGACGGTGGCCGAACCTACTGCGCCGCTTGCGCATACGCCGCTGCACCCCTTGGCGCTCAACTCGCTCAGGCCGCAGCAGGCGATCATCTGCGGACGGCCGACCCTGCATCGTGGCGTGTCCAGGCTGCTCGCCGACCCCGACGTTCGCGTCTACGCACTCACCACCGGGCCGCGCTGGCCGGATGTGTCCGGCAATGTGTTCGCGACGGGTACCCGGGTGGAGCCGAACGGGGAACCGCGCGAGGACTGGCTCAAGGAATGCGCGGCGGTCCAGCAGCGTGCGCTCAGCGCGGTCGACGCCGAGCTCGACGCGCTGCTCGTCGACGGCCCGGCGTCGACCACCGGCCTGCACGTCGCACGGGTCGTCAGTGCCGCGGTCCGCCCGGGCGATCAACTGGTCGTCGGGGCCAGCAACCCGATCCGCGACGTCGCGCTGGCCGGTCGGGTCACCGAAGGCGTGCGGGTGTTGTCGAACCGGGGGGTCGCGGGTATCGACGGCACCAACTCGACGGCGATCGGTGCGGCGCTCGCTCTGGACCGCGCCGCGCCCGGGGCCCGCACCATCGCGCTGATGGGCGACCTCACCTTCATCCACGACGCCACCGGCCTGGTCATCGGTCCCGGCGAGCCTCGGCCGTCGTCGCTGCGGATCGTCGTGGCCAACGACGACGGCGGAGGCATCTTCGGCCTCCTCGAGCAAGGCGATCCGCGGTTCAGCAGCGGCCCCTACGCGGGCTCGTATGAGCGCGTCTTCGGCACGCCCCATCGCGCCGACCTGGCGTCGCTGTGCGCCGGCTTCCACATCCCGCATCGTCGGGTGGGGCTGGCGGAGCTGTCGTCGGTGCTGGGTGAGCCGGCTCCTGACGGCGGCGTCGAGGTCGTCGAGGTGAGCACCGATCGCGCAGCGCTGCGGGACGTGCATTCGGCGATCGCGGCGAGGTTGGGGTAG
- a CDS encoding type IV toxin-antitoxin system AbiEi family antitoxin domain-containing protein: MHRADAAHIVGDGRLRRDVGDGVLERVWRGMYRFSDDAPSHADEHYRERVIAAAVAGGDERSISHSSAAAVHRLRLLDPDRRVVHFVTKTGGRETATLFVHRDRRLLPSDIEIVDGVQVTTLARTAADVARAGTYAQAVTVLDAALARGVSKAALEVHVRRGHRQHGVTMLRSASAVADGRSESVAESFSRAVMLTFPDVPAPEIQVEICNDEGQFVARVDFLIAGKVVGEMDGRAKYRSETYGRDLEQVLYEEKLREDALRDLGYGIVRWCWQDLVHPERLHTKVKRALERARRVP; this comes from the coding sequence GTGCATCGTGCCGATGCGGCACACATCGTCGGCGACGGCCGACTGCGGCGGGACGTGGGCGACGGCGTACTCGAGCGCGTCTGGCGCGGTATGTACCGGTTCTCCGACGACGCGCCGTCGCATGCGGACGAGCACTATCGCGAGCGGGTCATCGCCGCAGCCGTCGCCGGCGGAGATGAGCGGAGTATCAGCCATTCATCGGCAGCGGCCGTACACCGGCTCCGCCTGCTCGACCCCGATCGCAGGGTGGTGCATTTCGTCACCAAGACGGGTGGTCGAGAGACCGCCACGTTGTTCGTACACCGCGATCGGCGGCTGCTGCCCTCCGACATCGAGATCGTTGACGGCGTGCAGGTGACCACGCTCGCGCGGACGGCGGCCGACGTCGCGCGGGCGGGCACATACGCGCAGGCGGTCACCGTGCTCGATGCCGCCCTCGCCCGCGGTGTCAGCAAGGCGGCCCTGGAGGTCCACGTGCGGCGCGGTCACCGGCAACACGGAGTGACGATGCTTCGCAGTGCGTCGGCAGTGGCCGATGGACGCTCGGAGAGCGTTGCCGAATCATTCAGCCGTGCCGTGATGCTCACGTTCCCGGACGTTCCGGCGCCGGAGATTCAGGTGGAGATCTGCAACGACGAAGGTCAGTTCGTTGCGCGGGTCGACTTCCTGATCGCGGGAAAGGTGGTGGGCGAGATGGACGGCCGAGCGAAGTATCGCAGCGAGACATACGGTCGGGACCTCGAGCAGGTGCTCTACGAGGAGAAGCTGCGTGAAGATGCCTTGCGCGACCTCGGTTACGGAATCGTGCGCTGGTGCTGGCAGGACCTCGTACACCCCGAGCGCCTGCACACCAAGGTCAAGCGGGCTCTCGAACGTGCGAGGCGGGTCCCGTGA